The sequence AGAACGAGGGCGGAAAGACCAAGTTCGTGACCGTCCAGTCCACCCTGGAGGGGGCGTTTACGACGGCGCTGCGTGCTCCTATCCGTATCGTGGGTTCGGGCCGTACCGATACCGGCGTGCATGCCCGCGGGCAGTGCGCCCATTTTGATTTTGACGGGGAAATCGACGCGTTCAAGACGGAGCGTTCGATAAACGGCCTTACCAAGCGCCTTATCCGCATCCGCGACCTGGAGCCCTGTGCTCCCGATTTCCATGCCCGTTACGATGCCGTCTCCCGCTACTACCAGTATACCATATTCACGCGCCCGGTGGCGCTGATGCGCGATTTCGGCTGGGAATGCGGTTCGCTCAACCTGGATATAGATGCCATGGCCCGCGAGGCGCAGTCTTTCTTGGGCGAACATGACTTTATCGACTTCTGCATTCCGCGCAACGACGGCAAGTCCACGCTCTGCACGCTGACCGAGTTCAGGCTCGAGCGCGTGAACGACTGGACTTGCATGTTCCATATCCGCGGGAACCGATTCCTGCACCGCCAGGTGCGCGCGATGGTCGGCACGCTCTTCGACGTGGGGCGTGGCCGTTTCCCGAACGGTACGGTGGATGCCATCTTCTCGAAGCAGTTCGAGGGCGAAAGGACCTGGGCTCCTCCGCAGGGGCTCGTGCTGCAAGACGTTGAATACGCGGATTACTAAAGGATTTGGCTTGCGCTATATACGAAAAAACCGACCGGTAAGGTCGGTTTGGCTTTATCTTGTATGTAAAATCGCTTAGGGTGTTGCACGGCGGATGATGTCGAGCATTTCCTTTACGGCGTTCTCGAGGCCCACGAGGGCGGCCCTTGCGACGATGCTGTGGCCGATATTGAGTTCCTCGATGCCTTCGATGGCGGCGATGGGTTCTACGTTGCGGTAGTTGAGCCCGTGACCGGCGATGATGCGCAGGCCGTACTTCTTGGCGAGCACGGTCATGTCCTGGATAGAAGAGATTTCGCGGTTCACTTCCTGGATGCTGCCGAGGTCGCATGCGGTGGCGTAGCGCGCGGTGTTGAACTCGACGAAGTCGGCTCCGACCTTCTTTGCCGCCTTGACCTGTTCGGTCTCGGGGTCGATGAATACGCACGTGGCGATGTCGTTGTTCTTGAGCGTCATGACGATTTTCGAAATCTCGTCAATCTTTGCGGCGACGTTCATGCCCGCTTCGGTCGTGATTTCCTGGCTGTTCTCGGGAACGAGCGTCACCATGTCGGGCTGCACGTTGATGGCGAACTGCACCATCTCGGGATTCGTCGATATCTGCAGGTCGAGCTTCGTGGCCACGGTGCCGCGGAGGAGCTTCAGGTCGCGGTCCTGGATATGGCGCTTGTCTTCGCGCAGGTGGGCTACGATGCCGTGGCAGCCGGCGAGTTCCGCGATAATGGCTGCTGCGACCGGATCCGGTTCACGGATTTTGCGTGCTTCGCGTATGGTGGCTATATGGTCTATGTTGACACCTAATTTTACGGTCATGGAAGCTCCTTGTTGGTGTTCATAAAGGTAGATAAATTTATTATCGTGGTGCCCTGGGCCGCCGTTTTTTCCTTCATTGTCTTGACCTTGGCGATACTTTCCTGCGAAAGCGGGAGTATCATGGCTCCCATTCCGTTTCTGGCCGCTCCACGCAGCTTCTGGTGGATGTAGTCGTCAAGAGAACTGTTGTCGGGATTGTACGGGGCGAGAATCTTGCAGCTGATGTTGAACTTGGGGCAGATTTCCATGACCTTTGACTTGTTGTTGAGCGAAAGGTCCGCAAACCAGAGTTTGTTCTTCTTTGCCGCGTTGAGGACGGCTTCCAGCAGGGGCCTGTGGTCGACGGCATGTTCCGCGAATCTCGTGGCGATGCCGGTGGCCGAAGGAATCAGCGCCTTCGCGTCGGATATGATTCCCGAAATCTGTTCTTCGGTATGGTAGCTCCTGATGGGGCGCGTCTTGGTGAATCTCTTGTCGAGGCTTTCCGATTCCATCACGAGCCACAGCACGACTTCCTTGTCCTTTACCCTGTCCAGGTCTGGGTAAAAGCTTTCGGGCCTTCCGAAGGGCGTGACCAGCAGGTCGTAGGGGAAGTCGAGGGTGTTCAGCGCGACGATAATTTCGGGAGTGAGCGTCTTTACCTGGAACGCGATGGAAAGGTACGACGCGTTGTCGCGGAAAACGTTCGAGGATACTTGCAGGTTCAATAAAAGCGTGTCGCCGTTCGGCGCGATGGCGTCCATGTTTGCCGACTGGAAGGCGTTGTTGTCGTTGAAGAGCTCTTCCATGAATAAAACCTTGCCGCCGTTCTTTTCCAGTATTTTTTGCGCTTGCATCAGGTAGTGGATGATGGTGCGGCCTCTTCCGAGCGTCCATACGTCGCGCTTCTTCCTCTTGGAATATTGCGCCTGTATGACTTCGAGTTCCGCTTTCATCTGGTCAATAAAGGGAAGCGTGTCCTGCACTGCGGTTGAATCGGAGAGGGCTTCTTCTTGCGTGTCTTTCTGGGCCAGCAGGTTGTCAAGGTCCATTTTCGGGAGCAGGTAAGCCGCCGAGGCGATTACCGCGAGCACAATAAATATGGCAAGGATGTGCTTGGTTTTATTCATCGGTTTCAAATATAATTATATTGCGTTTCATGCCGATTCTTTTCGCCATCGTAGGAGCTACGGGAACAGGGAAGTCGAGCGTGGCCGTCGAACTTGCCGCGCGTTATGGGGCCGAAATCATCGGCGTCGATTCCCGCCAGATATACAAGGGCTTCGCGATTGGTACGGCACAGCCGCCCCGCTCCGATATGGAAAAGGTGAAACACCACATGGTGGATTTCCTCAAACCGGAGAAGGTTTTTTCTGCGGGTGATTTCTGCATGCTTACGAAGCAACTGCTCGAAGCGCATCCCGAACGCAAGTTCATCGCGGTCGGTGGTACGGGACTGTATATGCAGTCGCTTATGCTCGGGCTTCCGCAGATTCCGAAAGTCGCTCCGGAAGTTCGTGCCGAAATAGAAGAGTTCGGCCGCAGCGCGGGTATTGATAGTTTGTTCAAAATGGCGTGCGAGATTGATCCCGAAGCGATGGCAAATGTCGATGTGCACAACGTGCAGCGCATCGTTCGCATTCTCGAAGTGCATCGGGCTACGGGCCGCAAGCTTTCGGAATGGCAGAAGGAACGCGTCGGCGGCATAGGCGCTCTGCCTGTGTTCTGGCTTGATCGCCCGCGCGAGGCGCTCTATGCGCGTATCGATGCGCGCGTGGACCAGATGATGCGTGATGGCTGGATGGACGAGGTGCAGCGCCTTGCACAAACGGTTCCTCTCGATGCGCCCGCATGGCAGAGCCTCGGGTACCGCGAACTGTTGCAGGCCAATTCTTCTGCCGAGATTGCGCGCGTTGTCGAAGACGTGAAGCGCAAGACCCGCAATTACGCCAAGCGGCAGCTCACGTGGTTCCGCTGGCAGGTGGAATCTACCCGCATCGATATGGATTCTTGCAATCCCGTAGACGTTATAGCCGATAGCTTGGTATAATAGCGCTTTTGCTCTCCTATATAGAGCCTTGGAGCTTCGATTTTCGTTTTTACTTTGTCTGAAATCGAACGAAGTGGCCGCGAAAACGGTCTTTGCGCAACCAATTTTGTGTCTCCAGAACCATTTTTTGCGAAAATTTCTTCGAGGAATGTCGGAAAAGTCGTTCGGATGATGTTTTTGGAGAAAAATTTTCGTGCTGTTCCCCCGTAAAGGAGGGGCCGACAAAATTTTTTTCATCTTCATTTGTTAATAGAGTGTTAACAAAGTGTAGCGGATGCTGGTTAAGACCCGTTTTTTCAAAAAAAATGAAAAAAAAGTTGAATTTTTTTGCCAAAAACCCTTGACATTCTCCCTGAAAATTCTATCATTGGCGTCACCCTCGAACGGGACGCCTGAAACGGCCGAACGAGAGAGGACGGAGGCCCTGAGAGGCCGCCGGGCAGCTTGAAGGAATCGGAGATGTGCTTAGTGACGGACCAAGAAGTTAATTCTTGAAGTCAATACGAACGTGATTAACAGGACCAAGACTTTAAAAAATCAATGAAGAGTTTGATCCTGGCTCAGAACGAACGCTGGTGGCGTGTCTTATACATGCAAGTCGAGCGGTCCGCAAGGATAGCGGCGAACGGGTGAGTAACGCGTAAGCAATCTGCCCCGCATATTGGGATAGCCGTGCCAACGCGCGGATAATACCGAATAACGTGGCCCTGGACATCCGGGGTTGACGAAAGATTCATCGATGCGGGATGAGCTTGCGTCCGATTAGCTAGTTGGCGGGGCAACGGCCCACCAAGGCGACGATCGGTAGCCGGCCTGAGAGGGTGATCGGCCACATTGGGACTGAGATACGGCCCAGACTCCTACGGGAGGCAGCAGCTAAGAATATTCCGCAATGGACGAAAGTCTGACGGAGCGACGCCGCGTGGATG comes from Fibrobacter sp. and encodes:
- a CDS encoding divergent polysaccharide deacetylase family protein, producing MNKTKHILAIFIVLAVIASAAYLLPKMDLDNLLAQKDTQEEALSDSTAVQDTLPFIDQMKAELEVIQAQYSKRKKRDVWTLGRGRTIIHYLMQAQKILEKNGGKVLFMEELFNDNNAFQSANMDAIAPNGDTLLLNLQVSSNVFRDNASYLSIAFQVKTLTPEIIVALNTLDFPYDLLVTPFGRPESFYPDLDRVKDKEVVLWLVMESESLDKRFTKTRPIRSYHTEEQISGIISDAKALIPSATGIATRFAEHAVDHRPLLEAVLNAAKKNKLWFADLSLNNKSKVMEICPKFNISCKILAPYNPDNSSLDDYIHQKLRGAARNGMGAMILPLSQESIAKVKTMKEKTAAQGTTIINLSTFMNTNKELP
- a CDS encoding pyridoxine 5'-phosphate synthase, yielding MTVKLGVNIDHIATIREARKIREPDPVAAAIIAELAGCHGIVAHLREDKRHIQDRDLKLLRGTVATKLDLQISTNPEMVQFAINVQPDMVTLVPENSQEITTEAGMNVAAKIDEISKIVMTLKNNDIATCVFIDPETEQVKAAKKVGADFVEFNTARYATACDLGSIQEVNREISSIQDMTVLAKKYGLRIIAGHGLNYRNVEPIAAIEGIEELNIGHSIVARAALVGLENAVKEMLDIIRRATP
- the miaA gene encoding tRNA (adenosine(37)-N6)-dimethylallyltransferase MiaA; translated protein: MPILFAIVGATGTGKSSVAVELAARYGAEIIGVDSRQIYKGFAIGTAQPPRSDMEKVKHHMVDFLKPEKVFSAGDFCMLTKQLLEAHPERKFIAVGGTGLYMQSLMLGLPQIPKVAPEVRAEIEEFGRSAGIDSLFKMACEIDPEAMANVDVHNVQRIVRILEVHRATGRKLSEWQKERVGGIGALPVFWLDRPREALYARIDARVDQMMRDGWMDEVQRLAQTVPLDAPAWQSLGYRELLQANSSAEIARVVEDVKRKTRNYAKRQLTWFRWQVESTRIDMDSCNPVDVIADSLV
- the truA gene encoding tRNA pseudouridine(38-40) synthase TruA, producing the protein MRYRFRCEYLGSAFYGWQEQNEGGKTKFVTVQSTLEGAFTTALRAPIRIVGSGRTDTGVHARGQCAHFDFDGEIDAFKTERSINGLTKRLIRIRDLEPCAPDFHARYDAVSRYYQYTIFTRPVALMRDFGWECGSLNLDIDAMAREAQSFLGEHDFIDFCIPRNDGKSTLCTLTEFRLERVNDWTCMFHIRGNRFLHRQVRAMVGTLFDVGRGRFPNGTVDAIFSKQFEGERTWAPPQGLVLQDVEYADY